AAATACGCCAGTAAATTTCTAAAAATTGTATACGATTTATTCACATTTGTCCGGACAGGGAGTGGTGTTGCAAATAAGGCAAAAGAATCTATTCAAATCCGTCATGGAGAAATTAGCAGGTGCCTTATTGTATCATCAAAAGAGAACATTGTGAAAGAAATAGTACAAGGATATTATATATTTAGTACTTGCATTTCTCTGAAAAACTCATGTAATATTGAAAGAAAAGTAATGTTGTATATTAAATTTTCGACTAAAAATGGAATGACAAACGCGATGAAGAAGATTTGGATAAGTTTAATTGCCTTAATGATCCTCCTCTGTTCGGAATGAATGTAACCTTTGCGGGAGAGTACAAGAAAAAACCGACTGAACGGGAGCATAAGTAACATTCTTGTGTTGATATAAGGAGTATATATGAAAACCAAAAAAGAGATAGCAGCGGCAAAGTTTTTGGAAGGTTATAACTGTGCCCAGTCTGTGCTCTATTCCTTCTGTGACGAACTCGGGATTGATGAGAACATCGCATTAAAGACAGCATGTGGATTTGGAGCGGGCATGGGGAGAAAAGAGGAGGTCTGCGGAGCTGTGACCGGCGGGATCATGGTCATAGGTTTAAAATACGGCAGAGGTAAAAACGATGACCGTACGGCCACAGAACTGACATATGCAAAGACAAGGGAACTGATGGAGCGCTTTTCTGAGAAACATGGAACCTTTATCTGCCGCAAGCTGCTGAACGGATGTGAACTTACCACTGAAGAAGGCCAGCAATACTTCAAAGAAAATGACTTGCTGAATACTAAATGCAAACTGTGTGTTGAGAGTGTCGTAGATATTCTCGAAGACATCCTTGATGGCTGAAGGGGGGAGGACTATCGGAAACGAACCCGCCAGGATCTGGCAGAGAGCCTTCGCGCAATTTATTACGAAACCATCAAATTTAACCGCCAGAAGATAACGTACTGTTCCCGTCACTGCTCCCAGCAATGATGTTACACTTTGTTACAAACTTTTACTTTCGTGAAAAACATTTTCAAAAGAAAAATGGTATTTCTTCTGTATGGCAATGCAGATTCTATTTTTTATCCCACATTTGTTTTTATGGTTAATAACACTAATGGGTTGTCTCCGGCAGACAAGCTCAATAAGCTATGGCGTGAACGTTCCGCTTCGCTTAAGTATGGCAGGACTCGGTCACTATGCAATGTTCACTTCAGGGGTATTAACCTCCTTTAAAGAAAGATTGATAAGGAAATCCAATCATGCCGTTGATCGACAAAAAAAACCATAAGAATGAAAAGAGACTGCTTAAAAATGATACAGACAGTACCAAAATACCCGGAAGGAGGTGATCGGTAAAATTTAAATCAGCTTTTTAAAAGATGATGGACGCTGGAATATCAGCGGATCATCAAGACAAAATACCCTATTTACCTGAAAGGAGAACCTATGTTAAAAAAATATGCAGCAGTAATATGTGTTCCGATTCTTTTGATGTGTGTTGCTTTTCTCGCCGGATGCCAGCGCCCTACACCTGAAAGGATGGTAGACCGCATTACTGAAAAGCTCAAATCTAAACTGGAATTGAATGCAGCACAGCAGGAACAGCTTGATGGCATCAAAGAAGAATTGAAGAAAAAAATGGCGGAGATGAAGAAAAATCATGCGTCCAAGAAAGAAGAATTCCTGACCCTGCTTCAGAGTGACACTATCGACCAGGAAAAACTCAAGAAAATGATTAATGAGAAAAAGGCCAGAATGGATGAATTCTCATCTCTGATGATAGACAAACTGGTAAAGTTCCACAGCACACTCAGCCCTGAACAAAAGGAAAAGCTTGTGAAATATCTGAGAGAACGTCATGATTGCATGAATTGACAAAAAAGGCGCCCGCCGCCCTGTGTCGGGCGCCTTTTTCCTGAACTTTGGAGCCTATATTGAAGAAAACTATCCTTATTATAGATGATGACGAGAAACTCAACTGTTTACTGAAGGATTATCTCGGCAATTACGGTTTTTCCGTCCAAAGCGCCACCCATCCTGACGAAGGGATGAAGAAGATTAAAACGCTTCAGCCGCAACTAATCATACTCGATATAATGCTCCCCGGCATGAACGGTTTTGAGGTATGCAAACAGATACGCCGATCACATACAACGCCGATTCTCATGCTCACTGCCAGAGGGGAAGTTACCGACAGGATTGTAGGACTCGAACTGGGCGCAGATGATTATCTTGCCAAACCATTTGAACCCAGGGAGCTGGTTGCAAGGATTCAATCGATTCTCAGGCGGACAGAAAATTCCACAGTGACCTCTAAGCGGTGGTTCGGACCCCTCTTTATAGATTTTCAGAAACGGACAGTCCTTCTCAACAATGAACCTGTTGATCTGACCACAACGGAGTTCCAGGCATTGTCTTTACTTGCAAATAATGCAGGCGTTGTAATGAGCCGTGACCAGATAATGGAT
This DNA window, taken from Pseudomonadota bacterium, encodes the following:
- a CDS encoding C-GCAxxG-C-C family protein, which produces MKTKKEIAAAKFLEGYNCAQSVLYSFCDELGIDENIALKTACGFGAGMGRKEEVCGAVTGGIMVIGLKYGRGKNDDRTATELTYAKTRELMERFSEKHGTFICRKLLNGCELTTEEGQQYFKENDLLNTKCKLCVESVVDILEDILDG
- a CDS encoding response regulator transcription factor; the encoded protein is MKKTILIIDDDEKLNCLLKDYLGNYGFSVQSATHPDEGMKKIKTLQPQLIILDIMLPGMNGFEVCKQIRRSHTTPILMLTARGEVTDRIVGLELGADDYLAKPFEPRELVARIQSILRRTENSTVTSKRWFGPLFIDFQKRTVLLNNEPVDLTTTEFQALSLLANNAGVVMSRDQIMDALRGIEYEAFNRSVDVVMSRLRSKLLDDPKSPSFIKTVWGTGYVFIVEESEYGK
- a CDS encoding Spy/CpxP family protein refolding chaperone, whose product is MLKKYAAVICVPILLMCVAFLAGCQRPTPERMVDRITEKLKSKLELNAAQQEQLDGIKEELKKKMAEMKKNHASKKEEFLTLLQSDTIDQEKLKKMINEKKARMDEFSSLMIDKLVKFHSTLSPEQKEKLVKYLRERHDCMN